In Thunnus thynnus chromosome 4, fThuThy2.1, whole genome shotgun sequence, a genomic segment contains:
- the trnt1 gene encoding CCA tRNA nucleotidyltransferase 1, mitochondrial, with the protein MWRRILSPGVIGRTRFCWRSLFTMQLKTSEFQSLFTDGLNGLAEVFEKHQHELRIAGGAVRDLLSGKRPEDVDFATTATPEEMKRMFQTAGIRMINNKGEKHGTITARLHNENFEVTTLRVDVQTDGRHAEVEFTTDWQKDAERRDLTINSLFLGLDGTLYDYFKGYEDLQNRKVRFVGSAEQRIQEDYLRILRYFRFYGRLALNPDDHEPETLTAIRENGRGLAAISGERIWVELKKMVIGNHASHLLELMYSLELAQYMGLPPDGNVEEMKRVWQNAKTHSPKPMTILAALFTCPEEVEKMDIRLKVSREEKNLALFLVKYRRELCKSNGEPDSLKPFTDFIIDSRELDSQSKVCELLKYQGEEKLLAELCRWSIPRFPVSGHDLRRMGVTSGKEIGATLQKLRDIWKKSRYQMDKDELLSYVKS; encoded by the exons aTGTGGCGCAGAATATTGAGTCCTGGTGTGATTGGTAGGACACGTTTCTGTTGGAGGAGTCTCTTCACCATGCAGCTGAAGACCAGTGAGTTCCAGTCTCTGTTCACTGATGGACTGAACGGACTAGCAG AGGTGTTTGAGAAGCACCAGCATGAGCTGAGAATAGCTGGAGGTGCTGTACGGGACCTGCTGTCTGGAAAACGACCTGAAGATGTGGACTTTGCCACCACAGCTACTCCAGAGGAGATGAAGCGCATGTTCCAAACTGCTGGTATTAGGATGATCAACAATAAAGGAGAGAAGCATGGGACCATTACAGCTAGA CTACACAATGAGAACTTTGAGGTGACCACGTTGCGGGTGGACGTTCAGACAGATGGCCGTCACGCCGAGGTGGAATTCACCACTGACTGGCAGAAAGACGCAGAGAGGAGAGACCTCACCATCAATTCCTTATTTTTAG GTCTTGATGGCACATTGTACGACTATTTCAAAGGATATGAAGACCTACAGAACCGTAAAGTTCGGTTTGTTGGCAGCGCAGAACAAAGAATCCAAGAGGACTACCTGAGAATTCTGCGCTATTTCAG GTTCTACGGCAGGTTGGCTTTGAATCCTGATGACCACGAGCCTGAGACACTGACCGCCATCAGGGAAAACGGCCGTGGCCTGGCAGCCATATCAGGAGAACGGATTTGGGTGGAACTGAAGAAGATGGTGATTGGCAACCATGCAAGTCATCTGCTGGAGCTGATGTACAGCCTGGAACTGGCCCAGTATATGG GTCTACCACCAGATGGCAATGTTGAGGAGATGAAGCGAGTGTGGCAGAACGCCAAAACCCACTCTCCCAAACCCATGACCATCTTGGCTGCTCTCTTCACCTGCccagaggaggtggagaagatGGACATCCGACTGAAGGTGTCCAGGGAGGAGAAGAATCTGGCTCTGTTCCTGGTCAAATACAGACGGGAGCTCTGCAAGAGCAACGGCGAGCCCGACAGCCTCAAACCCTTCACTGACTTTATAATTGAT AGTCGCGAGCTTGATTCTCAGAGTAAAGTGTGCGAGCTGCTGAAGTATCAAGGTGAGGAGAAGCTGCTGGCGGAGCTCTGCAGATGGTCCATCCCTCGCTTCCCCGTCAGCGGTCACGATCTGAGAAGGATGGGCGTCACCTCAGGCAAGGAGATAGGTGCCACCTTACAGAAGCTCCGTGACATCTGGAAGAAAAGTCGTTATCAGATGGACAAAGACGAACTCCTCAGTTACGTTAAGTCTTAA
- the avpr2b.1 gene encoding vasopressin V2 receptor — translation MAWFSVNISNTTLERALSGDEPRDERLAQVEIALLSIIFITAGILNFGLLLVLWKRRKQLSRMRVFVFHLCVADLVVTFFQVCPQLMWDITDRFVGPDILCRAVKYLQVVGMFASTYMIVVMTIDRYQAICNPMVTFQRRRARWNGPVCAAWCVSLIGSLPQVFIFSRVEVAPGVYDCWAKFITPWGPRAYVTWTTLVIFVLPVLTVIVCQVRICRTVHINFHMKTQHVGEAVRKPLSSRASSVAGVSKARVKTVKMTVVIVLAYIICWAPFFTVQLWSVWDVEAPTQTATFTILMLLANLNSCANPCIYLLFSGKLPKRLVALMCVGQPDLKESIQEDATMVSSLYISLKSLSDCR, via the exons ATGGCTTGGTTCAGTGTAAATATCAGTAACACTACTTTAGAGCGTGCACTATCTGGGGATGAGCCGCGAGATGAGCGCTTGGCTCAAGTGGAAATAGCTCTTCTGtccatcatcttcatcaccgCGGGGATCCTAAACTTCGGGCTCCTGTTGGTGCTGTGGAAGCGGAGGAAGCAGCTCTCCAGGATGCGTGTCTTTGTTTTCCACCTGTGCGTGGCTGATCTGGTGGTCACGTTTTTCCAAGTTTGTCCCCAACTCATGTGGGACATCACTGACAGATTCGTTGGTCCAGATATACTGTGTCGCGCGGTGAAGTACCTGCAGGTGGTCGGGATGTTTGCCTCCACCTATATGATAGTAGTGATGACGATAGACCGATATCAAGCCATCTGCAACCCCATGGTGACTTTCCAGAGGCGCAGAGCGCGCTGGAACGGTCCGGTGTGCGCCGCCTGGTGCGTCTCCCTCATCGGAAGCCTCCCGCAGGTCTTCATCTTCTCGCGGGTCGAGGTCGCTCCGGGTGTGTACGACTGCTGGGCGAAGTTCATCACGCCGTGGGGACCGAGAGCCTACGTGACCTGGACAACTCTGGTGATATTCGTCTTGCCTGTTCTCACGGTGATCGTGTGCCAGGTGCGCATCTGCCGAACCGTGCACATCAACTTCCACATGAAGACGCAGCACGTCGGAGAGGCAGTCAGAAAACCGCTATCCTCCAGGGCCAGCAGCGTGGCAGGGGTGTCCAAGGCGAGGGTGAAGACGGTGAAGATGACCGTGGTCATCGTGCTCGCCTACATCATCTGCTGGGCGCCTTTCTTCACCGTGCAGCTCTGGTCTGTGTGGGACGTCGAGGCACCCACTcaga CTGCAACCTTCACCATCTTGATGCTGCTGGCCAATCTAAACAGCTGTGCAAACCCCTGCATCTACCTGCTGTTCAGTGGGAAACTGCCCAAGAGACTGGTGGCCCTGATGTGCGTGGGCCAGCCTGATCTGAAGGAGTCCATCCAGGAGGATGCCACCATGGTCAGCTCCTTGTACATCAGCCTCAAGAGCCTGTCAGACTGCAGATAA
- the arl6ip5a gene encoding ADP-ribosylation factor-like 6 interacting protein 5a, whose translation MAKVELTPLRPWDDFFPGSDRFAKPDVKDLAKWNNRVVSNLLYYQTNYLAMAVVVFLIVGFLNPLGMFTAMAVVSGVFLGSVWAGDNRAVINNFKRQNPTAFVIAVMVASYILISMLGSVMVFMTAITLPLALIFAHSSFRLRNMKNKLENKIEGAGLKRSPMGILLEALGQQEENFQKIQSFLEGKLKE comes from the exons ATGGCCAAAGTAGAGCTGACACCGCTCAGACCATGGGACGACTTCTTCCCCGGGTCGGACAGATTCGCTAAACCAGACGTGAAAGATTTAGCGAAGTGGAATAACAGAGTCGTCAGCAACTTGCTTTATTATCAAACCAATTACTTGGCAATGGCAGTGGTTGTTTTCCTCATCGTCGG GTTCCTGAATCCTCTGGGGATGTTCACAGCCATGGCCGTGGTGTCAGGCGTCTTCCTGGGTTCAGTGTGGGCCGGGGACAACCGAGCTGTGATCAACAACTTTAAGCGGCAGAACCCCACAGCGTTTGTGATTGCTGTCATGGTCGCCAGCTACATCTTAATATCTATGCTGGGGAGCGTCATGGTGTTCATGACGGCAATCACTTTACCTCTGGCTT TGATATTCGCACACTCTTCATTTCGCCTCCGCAACATGAAGAATAAACTGGAGAACAAGATAGAAGGTGCTGGACTGAAGAGGTCACCCATGGGCATTTTGCTGGAAGCTCTGGGTCAGCAAGAGGAGAACTTTCAAAAAATCCAGAGTTTCCTGGAGGGCAAACTGAAGGAGTGA